The genomic interval GAACATAGCCAAGCGAAGCTGAAGGCGATGGTCGATGGCGCGGCGATGGTGCGGGCGGAGCTCAAATAGCTCTTCTCCCCTCCCGCAGGCGGAGGGGTTGGGGGTGGGCAGCGACGCTGCGTTCAGCCCACCCCGCTGCGACTAACGAGCAAGCTCGTAAGTCTCGCTGCCCCTCCCGCTTGCGGGAGGGGAGGTCAGGCGTCCATAAAATCCGCCAACAACGGCACCACCGTCTCGGGCGCCTCGACCATCGGCAAATGTCCCGTCCCCGGCACGACCTCGAGCCGCGCCCCCGGGATCGCCTCCGCCATCTCGTCATGATGCGCGCGGCTGGTGATGCCGTCCTTCTCGCCCCAGATCAGCAGCACCGGCACTGCGATCTCGCCGAGCCGCGGGCGGCTGTCGATGCGCGCCATGATCGCGCGCTGCTGCGCGAGAAAGGTCTCGGCGCCGGTATCGGCGGCCATCTGCCGCGCGATACTGAGCAACCGCGCATCGCCGCGCTTTTCTTCGGGAAACAGGATCGGGATACGCTCCTCGACCACCTGATCGAAATTGCCGCTTTCGACGAGGTCGATATAGCCCTGCCGCCGGGCGGTCTGCGCCGGGCCGTCGGCCGAAGCGAGCGTCGAGATGAGCGCGAGCTTGGCGACACGTTCGGGGGCGCGACGCATGACCTCAAAGGCGACGAAGCCGCCCATCGCATGACCGATCAGCACGAATTTCGGTGGCGCCTTGTCGAGCAGGCGCTGCGCAAAACCCTCGATCCTGTCGTCGCTGCGATTATCGGCGACGATGACTTCGCGGTCGGGCCACGCATCGAGCAAGGGCTGCCAGACGGCATCGGTCAAAAGCTGGCCGGTTATCAGGACAATAGGGAGCGACATTAGACCACCTGATGAAGAAGTTGATCGCCCGCGACGAGCCGGCGGCAATTCTCGTGCGCCACCGTCAGGCTGCGCACGAGCGTTTCGGGGGTGAGCCACGCGATATGCGGGGCGAGCACCGTATTGGGCAGGCCGAGCAGCGGGTTGCCGTGCGGCAGCGGCTCCTCGGCAAAGACGTCGAGGCCGGCGCCGCGCAGATGGCCGGAGGCCAGCGCCTCAACCAATTTTGTTTCGTCGACCAATTCGCCGCGCGCGGTGTTCACCAGCACCGCACCCTTCTTCATCGCGAAGGGATCGATCGATGCACGCGTCTCTTCGGTGAGCGGGATGTGCAGCGAAACGATGTCGCATTCCGCGAGCAGCCGGTCGAGCGGCCAGAATTCATAGGGCACGTCGCGCGGACTGCGCGCGGTATAGGCAACCTTCGCCCCCAGTGCCGCGAGTACCGGAGCGAGCAACTGCGCGGAATTGCCGAAACCCACGAGGCCGACGGTGCGCCCGCCGATTTCGCCCACACTGTCAAGCTCCGACGGATCGGCGGTCCACCCTTCCCCCGCCCGCGTCCGCGCGTCGAAGAAGCTGGTCCGGCGCAGCACCGCCATCATCAGCGACAGCGCCATTTCGGCGACCGCCCGGCTGTTGGTGCCGGGCATGTTGCACACCGCGACGCCATGCTCGCGGGCCGCATCGAGCGCGATCGTGTTCACGCCGACGCCCAGCTTCTGGATCAGTTTGAGCTTCGGCGCCGAAGCGATGAAATCCGGGGTGACGGGAGTGAGGACGTGGAGCAGCGCGGTGATTTCGCCCGCCACCGCGTCGAGCGGCGCGGCCTCATCGACATGCACGACGACCCCGGGGCCGAGGATCGCATCGACGGCTTCGCGGAAACCCGGGCTGGGGCGGGCGTGGAGGACGATCATGCCGCGACCCGGCCGATCGACCCGGCGAAGGCCGAGAAGCCCGCAAATTCGGCATCGGCGCCCATCGCCTCCTCGATCCGCAGCATTTCGTTCCACTTCGCCATGCGTTCGGAACGCGTGAAGCTGCCGACCTTCAACTGCCCCGCGTCCCAGCCCGTCGCGAGGTGGGCGATGGTGACATCCTCGCTTTCGCCCGAGCGCGCCGAGACGATCGCGCCCCAGCCGCGCGCAACCGCCGCGTCGAGCGCGGCTTTCGCCTCGGTGACGGTTCCGACCTGATTGACCTTGATCAGCGCCGCGTTGCACACCGCCGCCTCACCCGCGCGTGCGACGCGTTCGGCGCTGGTGACGAGCACATCGTCGCCGATGATCTGGACGCGCTCGCCGAGCGCCGCGGTGACCGCCGCCATCGTCGTCCAGTCGTCCTGCCCCGCCGGATCCTCGATCGACAGGATCGGATAGCGTCCCGCCCATTCGACGATGCGCGCCGCCATCTCCTCGCCCGATAGACGTCCGTCATCGAGCGCGAGGCTGTAGCCTGATGCGTCGCCAAGCTCGTTCGCCGCGATGTCGAGCGAGATGAAGACATCCTCGCCCGCGCGGTGCCCGCTCGCCTCGATTGCCCTAGTCAGCGTATCGAGCGCATCCTCGTTCGACGCGAAATTGGGCCACCAGCCGCCTTCGTCGGCGACACCCGACAGCGGCCCTTTCGCTTCCATCAGCTTGCCGGCGGCGCGATAGACGTCATCGGTGATCTCGAGCGCGCGGCGGAAGCTGCCCGCCTTCGGGCACATCACCATGAAATCCTGCACATCGGTGCGCCGCCCCGCGTGCGCCCCGCCGCCGAAAATCTGGATCTCGGGTAGCGGAACGCGCACCTTGCGGTCGCCCGCCAGATAGCGCCAGAGCGGTTCGCGCGCGTCCGCCGCGGCGGCGTGGAGCACCGCCATCGATACCGCAACGACCGCATTCGCGCCGAGCCGCGCCTTGTTCGGTGTGCCGTCGAGGTCGCAAAGCGCCGCGTCGACGGCAGCCTGCTCGCGCGCATCCATGCCCCCGATCGCATCCGCGATGTCCGAACCGATCCCCGCGACCGCGCGATTGACGCCAAAGCCGCCGAACGCGGTGCCGCCGTCGCGCAGGTCGATGGCTTCATGCGCGCCGCGCGAGGCCCCCGCAGGCGCGATCGCCCGCCCGACCGCGCCCGATTCGAGCATGACCTCGGCCTCGACGGTAGGCCGGCCGCGCGAATCCCAAAGCTGGCGGCCGGTGACGGAGGCAATACGCGAGGTCATGCAAACTTCCTTTTCCAATTGGCTACGAGCGCGTCGATCGGTTGCGGCGCGGGGATCAGCGCGCGCGCCTGATCGCGCACGATGCGCTTGTGTTCGGGGTCGGTGAGATAGGGTGCGGGCGACTTGCCCTCGACGCGCGCGAGGAGCAGCGCGGCGGTGAGCTTGCCGGCGCGGAGTAGCAGGCCGTCGGCATCCTCCCAGTCGATGCCGCCACGATAGGCCGCGACAAGTGCGGTCGCGGCCCCGCTCAGCCGCGCATCGCCCGACCACACGGCCTTCAGCAGCAGATGCGTCGTGCAAAAGGCGAGGTCGAAGGCGGGGTCGCCATAGACGGCGCATTCGGCGTCGAGGAACACCGGACCATCGGCGCTGACGAGGATATTCTTGGGGCTGACGTCCCCGTGGACGAGCGCAATCTTGCGCGACGACAGATCGTCGGCCAGCGCAGTCAGCGCGGGCGCCAACTCGCTATCCTGCCGTGCGACATGGAGCAGGAAAGGATCGACGCGCAGCGCGCGGAACATCTCGTCGTTGGGAAAGGCGGCGCGGTCGGCGTCGTTATAGGCGGTCGCAGCGTGGACCGCGGCGATGCCGGTTCCGACCTGCGCGGCGAAGGCCGGGTCGACGCGGCCCGCCATCAACTCATCCTTCCAAACCGGACAGCCGGGGAGGAAGCGCATCGCAAAGGCATGACCGGACAGTTCGACGAGCACCTCGGGCGCGATGCGCGGATCAACGCCTCGCGCGCGCCGCAGCCAGCGTACCTCGCTCGTTCCGCGCTCGACCGGCGCGTGCCATTCGGCGGCGACGCGAAGCTGCGGCAGCGGGCGCTTGACGACGATCGGGCCCGACGGGGTCTCGACCTTCCACACGTCGCACGACACGCCGCCGGTCAGCGGTTCGAGGACGACATCGCTCTCGCCCACCAATCCGGCGCCGCGCAACCCCTCGGCAATGTCGGCGTCGGCCGTCACGTTACAGCTTCTCCCGGATCCATGCACCGACGAGGTCGGCGGCATTCTGGCGCTCCTCGATCGAGTCTTCGAAATAATGCGCCCCGGGGATCAATTCGAGCTTCTTGTCGCTGCTCCCGAGGAAATCGAAGATCTTGCGCGCGTCGCTCGGAAAAACGCCGGTGTCGGCCGTTCCCTGCACGACGAGCGCGGGCGTGTCATGCTTGGCGAGGTGCGGTTGGCCCTGGCACGGCGAGGTCTCGAGGCTCCACATATTGAGCCAGGTCTTGATCGTGTTGGCGCGCCCGATGCTCGGCGTGCGGTTGGCGATCGCCGGGTCGCCGCGATAGCACCAGTTGGGCTTGCGGTCCGACGGGTCGATCGCCGGATCGACGCAGCGGATATCGCCCCAGCAGCGGAACATCGGGAAGATGCGGTCGGGAATGCCTGCCGCGTTGAGCCGCGCGAGCTCGGCCTTCGCCCAGTCGGTGATCCGCTGATTGCGCGCGCGCTGCGCGGCGCGATATTTCGCGATGAACGCGTCCGAATAGGGCGGGCCGTTGTCGGGGTTGAACGGGTCGAGTTCGGGGTCGGTCGCCACGGGATCATTCTCGTCGATCACCGATGCGTCCATCCAGTCGGTCAGCACCTCGGGACGCCCCTGATGCGCGTTGAAGCTGATATAGAGGTCGCCCTTGACGAGCTGCGCGAGCGCATCCTGCCCCGCCGAAGGCAGCCGGTCGGTCAGCGTTGGCGCAATCGCCTCGGCCTGATAGGCGCCCATCAAGGAGCCGCCGCCCGAATTGCCGAGGATCACGATCTGCTCGACGCCGGCTTCCTCTTTCAGCCACTTCATGCCAACGCCGATGTCCAGCACCGCATGTTCGAGCAGGAACTGATCCTCGAAGCCGCGATAACGCGTGTTCCAGCCGAGGAAGCCGAAACCCTGCCGCGCGAAATAGGGCGCGATATAATGTTCGGAGAAATCGACGTTGTAATGCGTCGCGATGATCGCGACCTTCGGCCGCTTGCCCGCCTCGGTCCAGTATATGCCCTGGCACGGATGCCCGCCCGCCTGAATGCGCGGCGCGGTCGGCGACACACGCCCGATAAATTGCGCGTCCAATCCTTCGATCCCGTTCGGGTCCATTAATCTCTCTCCTGCTGGTTATATCTCACCATCGTCATCCCCGACTTGATCCGGGATG from uncultured Sphingopyxis sp. carries:
- a CDS encoding alpha/beta fold hydrolase, which gives rise to MSLPIVLITGQLLTDAVWQPLLDAWPDREVIVADNRSDDRIEGFAQRLLDKAPPKFVLIGHAMGGFVAFEVMRRAPERVAKLALISTLASADGPAQTARRQGYIDLVESGNFDQVVEERIPILFPEEKRGDARLLSIARQMAADTGAETFLAQQRAIMARIDSRPRLGEIAVPVLLIWGEKDGITSRAHHDEMAEAIPGARLEVVPGTGHLPMVEAPETVVPLLADFMDA
- the eno gene encoding phosphopyruvate hydratase produces the protein MTSRIASVTGRQLWDSRGRPTVEAEVMLESGAVGRAIAPAGASRGAHEAIDLRDGGTAFGGFGVNRAVAGIGSDIADAIGGMDAREQAAVDAALCDLDGTPNKARLGANAVVAVSMAVLHAAAADAREPLWRYLAGDRKVRVPLPEIQIFGGGAHAGRRTDVQDFMVMCPKAGSFRRALEITDDVYRAAGKLMEAKGPLSGVADEGGWWPNFASNEDALDTLTRAIEASGHRAGEDVFISLDIAANELGDASGYSLALDDGRLSGEEMAARIVEWAGRYPILSIEDPAGQDDWTTMAAVTAALGERVQIIGDDVLVTSAERVARAGEAAVCNAALIKVNQVGTVTEAKAALDAAVARGWGAIVSARSGESEDVTIAHLATGWDAGQLKVGSFTRSERMAKWNEMLRIEEAMGADAEFAGFSAFAGSIGRVAA
- a CDS encoding aminoglycoside phosphotransferase family protein, encoding MTADADIAEGLRGAGLVGESDVVLEPLTGGVSCDVWKVETPSGPIVVKRPLPQLRVAAEWHAPVERGTSEVRWLRRARGVDPRIAPEVLVELSGHAFAMRFLPGCPVWKDELMAGRVDPAFAAQVGTGIAAVHAATAYNDADRAAFPNDEMFRALRVDPFLLHVARQDSELAPALTALADDLSSRKIALVHGDVSPKNILVSADGPVFLDAECAVYGDPAFDLAFCTTHLLLKAVWSGDARLSGAATALVAAYRGGIDWEDADGLLLRAGKLTAALLLARVEGKSPAPYLTDPEHKRIVRDQARALIPAPQPIDALVANWKRKFA
- a CDS encoding NAD(P)-dependent oxidoreductase, yielding MIVLHARPSPGFREAVDAILGPGVVVHVDEAAPLDAVAGEITALLHVLTPVTPDFIASAPKLKLIQKLGVGVNTIALDAAREHGVAVCNMPGTNSRAVAEMALSLMMAVLRRTSFFDARTRAGEGWTADPSELDSVGEIGGRTVGLVGFGNSAQLLAPVLAALGAKVAYTARSPRDVPYEFWPLDRLLAECDIVSLHIPLTEETRASIDPFAMKKGAVLVNTARGELVDETKLVEALASGHLRGAGLDVFAEEPLPHGNPLLGLPNTVLAPHIAWLTPETLVRSLTVAHENCRRLVAGDQLLHQVV
- a CDS encoding alpha/beta hydrolase; protein product: MDPNGIEGLDAQFIGRVSPTAPRIQAGGHPCQGIYWTEAGKRPKVAIIATHYNVDFSEHYIAPYFARQGFGFLGWNTRYRGFEDQFLLEHAVLDIGVGMKWLKEEAGVEQIVILGNSGGGSLMGAYQAEAIAPTLTDRLPSAGQDALAQLVKGDLYISFNAHQGRPEVLTDWMDASVIDENDPVATDPELDPFNPDNGPPYSDAFIAKYRAAQRARNQRITDWAKAELARLNAAGIPDRIFPMFRCWGDIRCVDPAIDPSDRKPNWCYRGDPAIANRTPSIGRANTIKTWLNMWSLETSPCQGQPHLAKHDTPALVVQGTADTGVFPSDARKIFDFLGSSDKKLELIPGAHYFEDSIEERQNAADLVGAWIREKL